The segment CTGTGAATAGGCGGACTATTAGCCCAGAGCACCTTTGGGTGCCCGCTACGATTCGGCGGATGCCCCGGAGTGTAGCCGCGGTAGGGCGGCGACGAGCGGGGCAAGCTCCGGTATGTCCTGAGCCTCGGCAAGTGCGCGCTCGAGCGTCTGATCGTGGAATGGCCGGGCGTCGTCTAACAGCTTCAGGCCAGCGGGAGTGAGTTCGGTATAGATTCCGCGACGGTCGTCCGCGCACAGTACCCGGGTTAACAGGCTGCGATCCTCGAGCCGGTTAACCAATCTGGTGGTAGCGCTGGCGCTCAGGGCGGTGGCCCGGGCGAGTTGCTGCATCCGCATGTGCCAACCGTCCTGGCGACCCAGGGCGTCCAGGACGGTGAATTCAACCACCGAAAGCTGAGCCTCGGCCTGCAGGCTTCTTTCCAGTTCGGTCTCGATCATTCCATGCAGCGCGGCAAGCGTGCGCCAGCCCTGTGCCCGGACCTCGACGGCGTCGTCCCTGATGCCCATCACTTCGCCTTTCTGTGCAGTCACTCTCCACGCGGCAGCCGCGCAAATGCAATATAGTTGCTTGCGCGGCATAATTGCGTATGCAACAATAAATACCGCGTGTGCAACTACCAGCATACGCGTTCC is part of the Saxibacter everestensis genome and harbors:
- a CDS encoding MarR family winged helix-turn-helix transcriptional regulator; this encodes MGIRDDAVEVRAQGWRTLAALHGMIETELERSLQAEAQLSVVEFTVLDALGRQDGWHMRMQQLARATALSASATTRLVNRLEDRSLLTRVLCADDRRGIYTELTPAGLKLLDDARPFHDQTLERALAEAQDIPELAPLVAALPRLHSGASAES